The genomic window TAACTATTAATGATTTTATAAGGCATTTTTAAGTAGGTATTAAAATATATATATTAGTGTCTAATTATAAGGAGGGAGCAGATTTGTTAATGAATTATTTAGATATTAGTATATTTTATTCAATGATACCGTTAGCTCTTGTTATCTTTTTTATTTATTTTGGAATTAAATTTTTTATCAAAAGAAAAGTTGAAATGAAACCTTTAAAAATGATGTGTGAATTCGCATGGATTCTTATTGTTTTATTTATTTTAGTAACCACAGGATTTTTAGAAGGTAATTTTAGTTTAACTTCAATAGCTACTGGTAATGTTAATTATAGTTTTACTATTTTTGAGGAAGGAATATCTAAGGATATAGCATTAAATTTAATACTATTTATTTTGTTTGGATTTTTTTTAACTGCTATTTTTAAAAAGATTAGAGAAAAAATAAGTTATGGATTTTTAATTGGACTTGCTGTTTCAATTATTATTGAATTTATTAAAGTAGTTACTAATGGGCTGATACAGTTAGACAATATATTAATTAATACTCTCGGAGCTTACACAGGATATTTAATATGCATTTATATATTAGAATTTAAAAATAAGAATTTGTTTTAAAAAAATATAAACTATAGGTTATATTTTTTATTCCTGAAAATTACCACAAATAAAAAAGTTAAAAAAGCAAATAATAAGATGTAACGGACTTTATAATTAATAAAAATAAATTATAAGGAGGAAAATAAAATGAAAAATAAGTTAAAGTGTTTTTTATTCCTTTCTGTAAATATACTTCTTATTATTTCTATATTTACGCAAAGTATTAATGCTGTCCCAATGTCGGGGGAAGCAACAAGCACTGAAGAAAATGATATTAATGAAAATGAAAAAATACCTTTTAAAAAAGAGGTGTATTTAACTTTTGATGATGGACCAAGTTGTAGAGTAACAGATAATGTTTTAGATATATTAAAAGAAAATGATGTAAAGGCCACATT from Clostridium septicum includes these protein-coding regions:
- a CDS encoding VanZ family protein; its protein translation is MNYLDISIFYSMIPLALVIFFIYFGIKFFIKRKVEMKPLKMMCEFAWILIVLFILVTTGFLEGNFSLTSIATGNVNYSFTIFEEGISKDIALNLILFILFGFFLTAIFKKIREKISYGFLIGLAVSIIIEFIKVVTNGLIQLDNILINTLGAYTGYLICIYILEFKNKNLF